One Coprobacter fastidiosus genomic window, GGAAGTGCCGGATTGACACCATTCTCTTCGGTAGGATACAGTTTTGGCGGTTCGATTCCGAACGGTTCTTATACACAAGTCGGGGAAGGTGGTATCAGTCAGGCTTTTATCGGATTGAGCGGACATATTTATAAAGGCCTTTATCTCGGGGCTAATGTGTCATATCTTTTTGGAAATATAGAGCATACCACGACTTTGTTGCCTACGGATAATACGATCGGAAGTATTTTCTTGAAAAAATTGCATGTTTCGGATTTTCGAGTTGAGTTCGGGTTACAATATACGCACAATATAAATAAGAAAAACCGGATTACCGTAGGGGCGGTTTATACTCCAGAGAAAAAATTGCTCGGCCGTACTTATACTTATGAGGAAATTTATTCTACAACTTCCGGGTCGACTTCTATATCGAGATCAGATTCATCGAGTATAAAATCGAGATATTCTCTTCCTACCTCCATAGGTGCAGGTTTTACCTATGTATGGGATGAACGATTGACTGTAGGAGCTGATGTCACTTTTCAGGATTGGAGCAGTGTGAGGTATGACGGAGTGAAAGACAGTTTGAACAATCGTTTAAAAGTGGCTATTGGTGCGGAGTTTTTGCCAAATCCGATGTCGGGGAATTATATGAAACGTATGCGTTATCGGTTAGGGGCATTTTATAATCATTCTTATCTCAAAGTCAAGGGATGTGATATAGATGAATATGGGATTACTTGCGGTTTCGGATTTCCGGTAAGACGAGATAAATCTATATTGAACCTTTCTTTGGAATATTTAAATAGGCAATCTACGCCGACATCATTTATTCGTGAAAACTTTTTAAGAGTTTCATTGAGTCTTACCTTTAATGAACTTTGGTTCTTTAAACGGAAATTTGAATAACCGTTGTTTTACAAAATACAGAGAGATGTTGTTCGATAAAAAGAATAACATCTCTTTCTGTTTTTTATAAAAACAATAAAAAGAGAGATATTAATTGCGGCTCTGTAACTAAATATTTAATTTTGCCTTTAATATAAAGAACCGAAAAACAGAATGAATACGATTCGCAGAACTTTATTAGGATTTCCGCTTACCGGTATTGCGTTTGCAGTGGCATTTATCTTAATGTCCGTTTTTTTTAGTTCCTGTGATAAGAAAGTAAAAAATGAAGTGGTTAAAGCCTTTTCAGATCCGCATAAAGTTCCCTCGTTAAGTAGTTTCGATGTAACGACATTGATTTCGGATTCGGGAATTACTCGTTATCGTATCAAGGCTAAAGAATGGTTGATGTTTGAAAATGCGAAAGAACCGTATTGGTTATTTCCGCAAGGAATTTATGTGGAAAAATTCGATGAGAATTTTCATGTAGATGCTTTTATTATGGGAGATTCAGCTATTTTTTATAAATATAAGCAGCTTTGGGAACTCAGGGGGAATGTAAAGATGGCTAATTTGCAGGATGAAAGATTCTTTACCGAGTTACTTTTCTGGGATCAAAAAAAACGTGAGATATATTCGGATAGTGCCATTCATATTGAAAAAGTGGATCGCATAATAGAAGGGATCGGTTTTGTTTCTAATGAACCTATGACTCAGTACACGATACGTCGGACAACCGGAATTTTTCCAATGAAATCGCCTGCCGAAGAACAGCGGGGTGAATCGGACAGTTTAAAAAATGTGAGAGATACGAATGCTCGTCGTTATGCACCGCAAAAGAAAGGAGAAAAATCATGACTACGGTCTTTATGATAATTATTCCATTGCTGTTGTCTGCATTTTTTTCGGGCATAGAAATTGCATTTGTATCTTCAAATAAGGTCCGTTTTGAATTGGATATGAAGAAAAAGACGCTTCTTGGGCGTATTCTTAATTTATTCTATCATCATCAGGAAGAGTTCATTTCTACGATGCTTGTCGGCAATAACATCGCGTTGGTCGTTTACGGTATCGGTATGGCCGATTTGCTCTCTCCGGTATTCTCCTTTATTTGGGATCAGGAGATATTTATTATATTGGGACAAACTGTCGTATCGACATTGATCGTTCTTCTGACAGCCGAATTTCTGCCTAAAACTATTTTTCGGATTAATCCTAACTTATCATTAAAAGTTTTTGCCATACCGCTTTATGTTTTTTATCTGTTGCTATATCCGATTGCGAAATTTACATCATTGCTTTCATCCGGAATCTTAAAGATAGGAGGGGTTCGCATCGATCGGTCGGGGGATGATGGGACTATGAGTAAGGTCGATCTTGATTTTTTTATTCAACAAAGTATAGATAAGTCGCAGGGAGAAGCAGAAGTCGATACAGAAGTTAAAATTTTTCAGAATGCTTTGGACTTTTCTAATTTACGCATTCGTGAATGTATGATTCCCCGTACAGAGATTGTAGCGGTTGATATCGATATGTCATCGGAGAAGGATTTGGTTACTCTATTTATTGAAACCGGACTTTCTAAAATTTTGGTTTATAGAGATAATATTGATAATGTATTGGGTTATATACATTCTTCCGAAATGTTTAAACAAGCAGCAGATTGGAAGTCTTATATTAAGCCTATATTGTTAGTTCCGGAGACGATGACCGCTCAGAAATTAATGAAAAATTTGATGCAACAGAAAAAAAGTATCGCTGTCGTTGTGGACGAGTTTGGCGGAACTGCCGGTATTGTGACGCTTGAAGATCTGGTTGAGGAAATATTCGGAGATATTGAAGACGAGCACGATACGTTGAATTATATTGCACGGAGAACCGGAGAAAACTGTTATGAGTTCTCAGGACGTGTCGAAATAGAAAAGATTAATGAGCTTTTTGATATAGGGTTACCCGAGTCTGATGAGTATATGACAATTGCCGGATATATTCTTTATCATTATAAAACGATACCTAAGCCCGGAGAAACGATTGAAATAGAGAATTATAAATTTGAGATATTAAAAGGAAATAGAACCAAAATAGAGTTGGTGAAAATGAAAATTGAGAACTAAAGGAAATTTTTGACTTTACGATATGTTTGTAAATGCTTTTTTTCGTATCTTCGTGCACTTACTTGGAAAATAATTTAAAAAAATATAAAACTAAAAACACAATCTAATAAATGGCTACGTTACAAAAAATCAGAGGTAAAGCCGGCCTTCTTGTCGGAGTGATCGGGGTGGCTTTACTGGCTTTTATCGTGGGAGACCTTTTAAATTCAGGTCATACTTTCTTTAACATGAACCGCAATAAAATAGCGGTAGTTAACGGTAAAAAAATTACTCCGGAAGAATTTCAGGCACAAGTTCAGACTCGTACCGAAGAGATGCAGAATATGTATAGAAGACAATATGGCATGTCTCTTCCCGAAGGTGCAGCTTCTCGTATAAACAAGGAAGTATATGATCAGATGGTGCAGGATATTTTGTTAACGGATGCTACTGCCGAATTGGGCCTTACGGTATCTAAAGAAGAGTTGGCCGATTTGTTGCAGGGAGATAATATCGTGCCTATGGTAAAACAACAATTTACCGATCCTCAAACCGGAGTTTTTAATAAAGACTTGTTGTTGAATTTCTTGCAAGTGGTCCTTAATGAGGATGAGTCGAATCTTAATGGAGAAATGGCACAACAGCTCAAAGCTCGACGCGAGGCTTGGTTAAATATTGAAAAGACAGTGAAACAACAACAGCTGGTCGGAAAATATTTTACTTTGTTGTCAAAATCTATGGCTCCGAATAAGCTCGATTTGGAAGCTGCTTATAACGGTGCTAAAAATAGTGTAGATTTTGCGTATGCAGAACAATCTTATACTTCTATACCCGATTCTACGGTAGTTATCAGCGAATCTGAGTTGAAAAATCTATACAACAAGCAGAAAGAAAACTTTAAGCAGGATGAAAAGCGTGAAGTAAAATTCTTTGCAGTAGATATAGTTCCGAGTGAAGGTGATTATAAGATGACCGAAGAAAAGATTAATAACCTTAAAGAAAATTTTTCTACGACAGACGATATTGCCGGAATGTTGAGCTTTAATACGGATGTTCCTTATGTAGACGCATACGTTGCTCAAAGAGACATGGATCCGGAAATGAAAAAATTTGCAGAAACAGCTCAAATAAATGAAGTTTATGGTCCTGTTTTTGAAGATGAGTCTTATAAAATGTATCGTTTGATAGGTAAGAGCGTAGCTCCTGACTCAGTGAAGGTACGTCATATTATGTTCCCTCTTCAGGCAGATGCAAAAGTTAAGGCTCAGATGGACAGTATTTTGACTGTTTTGAAAAACGGCGGAGATTTTGCTGCTTTGGCAAAACAATTTTCGGTAGATCAGAATTCTGCTGCTAATGGTGGTGATCTCGGCTGGTTGACAGAAACTTCTGCTGTACAATTCGGACAGAAATTCGTTTCTTCTGTTTTTAATGGAGGATCAGGATATTTTACTGTGGAAACGCCGTATGGACAGCATATTATGCAGGTAACTGAGCGTACAGCTTCTGTTCCTAAGGCTAAAGTGGCACAATTGGTTCTAAAGGTACGTCCGAGTTCAGAGACTTATAGTACATTATATAACAAGGTAAGTTCTTATATCGCTGAAAACGGGAAATTAGAATCATTCGAGAAAAATGCAAAGGATAAAGGTTTCTCCTTGAATACGGTTGAATTGACTCCTGAAGATATTAGCGTAGGTATGTTGAACGACGGGCGTGAAATCGTGAAATGGGCTTATAAATCGGATAAAGGTGATATTTCAGAAATTTTCAATATAGAAAATAAGTTTCTGGTAGCAGCTCTTACGAATGTAACCCCTGCAGGTTATGCACCGTTAAAAAGTCTCGAGAGCTATCTTAAAATGCAGTTGTTGGCTGATAAAAAGGCAGATATGATTATGAAGTCATTGTCTGAAAAATCACCGAAGACTCTTGATGCCTATGCTTCAGCTATGAGTTCGAAGATCGATACGGCTAAGTTTGTAACTTTCAACACTTCTGTAATTACAGGTATCGGCCGTGAGCCGGTATTGTGCGGTGTAGCTCCTTATGCTTCGGTGGGGCAATTACAAGGTCCTGTCAAGGGGAATAATGGAGTGTATGTATTGGCTGTAACTAAGAAAGATGAAAGTTCTGTTCCTATGAATGCCGAAATGGAAAAACAAAAATATGAACAGATGATGTATTCGATTCTTTCCAGTCAGATTATGGAAGTTATGAAGGATAAAGCCGATATAGAAAATAACCGTGTGAAATTTTTCTAAATTGATGATGATAAAACAAAAAGGGAGGATGATGAGTCCTCCCTTTTTGTTTTATTCTTTTGATTAAAGATTTCTGTATATTCCGTTGTGATCTTTATACTCTTTGTTTATTTTTGTACTAAATAACGAAACGAGTGGAAAAAAAATATTTGGCAGGGAAAACATTAGATGAACTTAGCGGGATCGTCGCCCGTATGGGAATGCCTCGTTTTACAGCCGGGCAGATTGCTGCATGGCTATATGAAAAACGGGTTCGGAATATAGATGAAATGACAAATTTATCTAAACAGAATCGTGAACATCTCGCAGCTGAGTATGAGATAGGCTATTCTGTGCCCGTGGAGGAAATGCGTTCGGTGGACGGTACTGTCAAATATCTTTTTAAAACGACTTCCGGAAACTTTGTCGAGTCTGTATATATTCCTGATCGGGATAGGGCGACGCTATGTGTGTCATCTCAGGTAGGATGTAAGATGAATTGTTATTTTTGTATGACCGGTAAGCAAGGGTTCAATTCCCAGCTTACAGTTCGTGAAATTATGAATCAGATTATTTCTATACCGGAAAGTGCCAAGTTGACAAATTTGGTATTTATGGGGATGGGAGAGCCCTTGGACAATTTGGATGAAGTAATGACGGCTTTAACAATTTTGACTGCAAAATGGGGATTTGCTTGGAGTCCGAAGAGAATAACAGTTTCTACGATCGGAGTAAAACGAAACTTGACCCGTTTTTTAGAAGAAACGGATTGTCATTTGGCTGTAAGTTTGCATAATCCTTTTCCGGAGGAACGCTTGTCTATTATGCCTGTACAGAAAGCATATCCTATTGCAGATATAATATCACTGCTCCGGAATTATGACTTCAGTCATCAGCGCAGGCTGTCATTCGAATATATCATGTTTAGTGGTTTTAATGATTCCCTTAAACATGCGGAGGCGCTGGCAAAATTGTTAAAAGGATTGGATTGTCGGATAAATTTGATTCGTTTTCATGCAATTCCGGGAGTAAACCTTAAAACGTCAGTTGAATCGGATATGGTTATTTTCAGGGATTATTTGAATCGCAAGGGATTTACTTGTACGATACGTACATCGCGAGGTGAAGATATATTCGCTGCGTGCGGAATGTTATCGACTGCAAAGAAAGGCGAGATCGGCAATAAATGCTGAATAAGCTTATATATTATGACCGTGTAGAGATATTATGTTAAAATAATTGCTTATCTTAGAGCATTGAATTAGGCAAGTATAATCTAAAATAGTATTTGTCTGTTTTATATAAAGAATAAAAACTCATGGAACAAGATTATAAGATCAAGGTAGGAATTACTCAAGGTGATATAAATGGAGTCGGATATGAAGTTATTTTGAAGACATTGTCAGACCCTCGTATAACAGAAATGTGTACCCCTGTGGTATATGGCTCTTCAAAAGTGGCGGCCTATCATCGTAAGGCATTGGATTTGCCGACTATTAATTTCAATATTATTACCAATGCCGAGCAGATATCGGACATGAAGTTGAATATGATCAACTGTATCGATGAAGAAGTAAAAGTCGAATTGTCAAGACCAACGGCTCAGGCAGGTGAAGCGGCTTACCGGGCTTTGGAGAGTGCTACGAATGACTTAGAAAACGGGTTAATAGATGTGTTGGTGACAGCGCCTATTAATAAACATACGATCCAGTCCGATAAATTTGAGTTTCCCGGGCATACCGAATATTTGGAGAAAAAATTAGGAAAAGGCAAAAAATCTTTAATGATATTATTGAATGATATTTTGCGTGTAGCTTTAGTGACAGGGCACATTCCTTTATCTGAAGTACCTTCTCGGATTACCAAATCGGATATTGTACAGAAATTGCGTATTTTCAATCACTGTTTAAAGCAAGACTTCGGTATTGTAAAGCCTCGTATTGCGGTTTTGTCATTGAACCCGCATGCCGGAGAAGACGGACTTCTTGGAAATGAAGAGAAAGAGATTATTATTCCTGCATTGAAAGAGGCCGAAGAAATGGATATTCTTTGTTTCGGGCCTTATGCAGCTGATGGATTCTTTGGTTCAGGTCATTTTTCTAAGTTCGATGGTGTTTTGGCTATGTACCATGACCAAGGGCTTGCTCCGTTTAAGACTTTAGCGATGGAAGATGGCGTAAATTATACTGCCGGGCTACCTTTTATACGCACTTCGCCGGCCCATGGTACAGCGTATGATATTGCCGGAGAGAATAAAGCTTCGGAAGAGTCGTTCCGGCATGCTCTTTACTTGGCATTAGATGTTTTTGCTTGTCGTAATAATTATCGTCAAATGAAAGCTAATCCTCTTCGTCGTCAATATTTTGATAAAAGTGGAGACAATGAAGTTCTTGATCTTAATGCTCCTGAGAAGGAGTGATTTGTTTGGGGTCTCAACCTTCCTGATAGGGGTAATATTTTGTTAGATTTTTTCAAACTCTTTTCCTGTTTTTTATTTGTTAGATAGCTTGTTATTGTTTTCATAAGTATTTAGAGGCGATAGCAGGGAGGGGGGAAATGTGTTTATATTTTCGGACAGATAAAATCTATAATATCGTTAGTTAATAATTCTTTTGTTAATAGAGAACTGATAGATGTGTGAAATTCAGAGATTGTTTTGATTAAAAGAATATTCCTTCAGAGCCAATCTGAATTTTGCTCGGGTAAGGTTTTGGAGTTTTTTCGAGTATGTTTTGTCGTTTTTATGAGGAGGATAGCGGGCTATCTGATGAGTGAAGAAGGGAAAACAGACCGGAAGAAAGCGCAAAGATGACCTGATAGTATTTTTATTGGAAAAATTAGATAGTCTCCAAAACAAAAATGGAGTCGAACGGTTACATATATAAATAAGGGAGGTCTTGGAAAAGATGGAAATAGGAATTTTGTTGTAGATAAAAATATTGAGAAGACCTGTATTTGTAGATGTTTATTATATCGTGTTTAAATCGGACACTCTTGTCAGTTGCATTTAAATAGAATTATTGTGTACGGTGTATAACTGTGCTACGAAGGGAGGAATATGAAACAAAACAGACATCAGAACATTATGTTTGAGGCAGCATTGAAACCGATCGACACTGATCCTGTAGATTTATTTTTTTTTCGTCCTGTCGGATACCGTTGTGCTTTGTTTTTCCATAAGTTAGGCTTGTTGCCCAATACTATTACAGTTGTTTCCATATTATTGGGGATATCTTCGGGATTCTTTTTATATTTTGAGGATATATGGTATAATATAATTGGAATATTATTATTGTTTTGCACACATCTTTTGGATTGTACGGACGGACAATTAGCACGAATGATCGGACGTTATTCTCGGTTAGGACGGATTTTAGATCATTTGAGCGGGTGTGCCTGGTCTGTTTCTGTTTATATGGCGTTATGTTTACGTTTAATGAATTCAGGTTGGGATTTTTCTGTCTTTTTTTTAGCCTTGATTACCGGATATTTTCATTTTAGGCAAGCTTCTGCTATCGATTATTATCGTAATTTTTATTATCTTTTTTCACGGAAAGAATTAGTTTGTGAATTTGAATATAAGACGCAATTGCACTTGAAGTATAAACGATTGAGTTGGAAGGCTGATTTTTATAGGAAATTTTTTTTGTCTTTCTATCTTCAATATATGGTTTATCAAGAAAGATTTACTCCGGATATGCAAGAGTTGCGTCGGTTATTAAAGAAACGGTTTGGCAATGATATTCCGGATTGGTTGAGGATACAATTCGAAGAAAAAAGTCTTCCGTTGATGATGTATAGTGGTATGTTATCTTTTAATATACGTATTATTACCTTGTTTATTGCTGTTTTGTTTGATGCTCTGTGGATTTATTTTCTGTTCGAACTTACGATATTGAATGCAATATTGTTCTATCTGATATACAGACATGAAAAAGTTTGCCGTTATTTTATTGAAAAGTTGAATCGAATATAGCTTTCAGATTTTAAACACAACCAAAGAGTTCGTTCGTTAGGTATAGAAGTGTGTTTAAAAAATTGCTTTTAAGAATCTTAATATATGTGGCTTTGTATCTTTTTAAAAAGTCGTATCTTTGTGAAAAGTTTACGGATCGGAATAAATTGAGTGTCCGACAAATATTTAACCGAAATAAAGTAAAGTATTAAGGATGGGAAAAGTTTTAATTATAGGAGCCGGCGGAGTAGGTACGGTAGTTGCTCATAAAGTAGCGCAAAATCCGGATGTTTTTACAGAAATAGTGTTGGCAAGCCGGACGAAATCGAAATGCGATGCTATTGCAAAGGCAATCGGTAGCGACCGGATAATCACAGATCAGGTAGATGCCGATAATGTAAACGAATTGATAAAGTTATTCAATACGCATAAGCCGGATATTGTAATTAATGTTGCACTTCCTTATCAGGATTTGACGATTATGGATGCTTGTTTAGCTTGCGGTGTAAATTATTTGGATACGGCAAATTATGAGCCGCTTGATGAAGCTAAATTTGAATATAAGTGGCAATGGGCATATCAGGAACGTTTCAAAAAGGCGGGATTGACAGCTATTCTGGGTTGCGGTTTTGATCCAGGTGTATCGGGTGTATATACGGCTTATGCCGCAAAGCATTATTTTAAAGAAATGCACTATCTGGATATTGTCGATTGCAATGCCGGAGATCATGGTAAAGCTTTTGCGACAAACTTTAATCCGGAAATTAATATTCGGGAGGTTACGCAAAAGGGAAAATATTATGAAAACGGCAAATGGATTTATACAGAGCCTCATGAAATTCATAAACCGCTGAATTACCCGAATATAGGTCCGAAAGAATCGTATGTGATTTACCATGAAGAATTGGAGTCGTTGGTGAAAAATTATCCGACATTGAAACGTGCGCGTTTCTGGATGACTTTCGGACAGGAATATCTGACTCATTTAAGAGTAATTCAAAATATAGGAATGGCGCGTATCGATCCTATTATGTATAATGGGGTGGAAATTGTTCCGATACAATTTTTGAAAGCAGTGCTTCCTAATCCTGGAGAGCTCGGTGAAAATTATGTAGGTGAAACATCTATCGGCTGTCGTATTAAGGGTATTGATAAAGAAGGTAAAGAGATGACCTATTATGTCTATAATAATTGTAGCCATCATGCTGCTTATCTCGAAACGGGAGCACAAGGAGTCAGTTACACTACCGGAGTTCCGGCTATGATAGGTGCAATGATGTTCTTAAAAGGTCTGTGGAAAAAGCCCGGAGTCTATAATGTAGAGGAATTCGATCCCGATCCGTTTATGGAACAGTTGAACAAGCAAGGATTGCCTTGGCATGAAATATTTAATGAAGACTTGGAAGTCTGATCGACATTCGTTTTTGAACGATTATATATTGAATTATTGTCATTCTGGAGAAGATACCGGAATGACAATATTATTTTTAGAGCCTGTTCGATCTTTGTATAAACCTTTTTTATTACTTTCGAGATTTTGATGAGAGACAGTTACCAATCTATTTTTCGTAGCCCTTTTTGTTTTAAATAAGTTATTAGTTCTTGAGGACGATCAGTCTGAATTATTGTTGCTTTATTTTTCAGAACCCATCCCCAACTATTATCCGGATTATTGACTGCTTTTTCATCATCATGTCCTCCGCATAGACTTTCCCATAAGGTATTGATCCATATTCGGCAATTCGATTCGGCTATCTTATCGATATAAGATAATTGCTCGAAATCATCGGTTTTAAAACCTATTTCCATTGCTATCGGCTGAAAATCTTTTAAAAAAGAATCGATATATGGAATAGCTCCGGATGTATCTAAATCGACAATAGGCATATATATAATATTTTTGTACAGAGACAATTTCTTTTTTACATCATTCACAGAACCGCGTCCTTTTAAAATGATGTAGTTTTCCATCCCGGCTTCTTTTATAATGGGTTCAATGTCTGATAAATAATTCTCACCTTTATCAATATTGACAAGAATTTTCCCTTTACAGGCTGATAATGCCTTTTTTAAAGTCGGGATAGTTTCCTTAGAGAGCTCTCCGCTATTGTAACGTAGCTTGAAGTTCTTGAGTTCTTTTACCGTATAGTTATTTATATATCCTTTTCCGTTTGTCGTGCGATCTATACTATTGTCGTGCATTAAGACAAAATCTCCGTCTTTAGTCTTTTGTATATCTATCTCGACCATATCTGCTCCTATCGATATAGCACTTTTGATTGCTGCAATAGAGTTTTCCGGGGCATGTCTCCAATCACCCCGATGAGCAACGACAAAAATATAATCGGGTTTATTGCTTTTTAGAATAGACAATAATGCTTCTGTCCGATTATTGGCCGTAACGGTAAGATTTAAGAGTATAAGATAAAATAATAAGTGATATTTTTTCATTAATTGAAAATATGAATTATCGATTAGACAATGCAAAATAGCGAAAATCCGAAAGAGAATACAATAAATAACAAATCAAAAAATAATAATTTATAGTCAATCTCTATATTATCCCGAAAGATTTTATAAAGAAATTATCATATATGCTATTATTTGGCATATATATTTGTTTAATTTGCATTATCGATGGTACGAGGATGAATGTTATAAATGAAATGGAGAACCTTGATGTTTTTATATAAATTCTTATCTTTGAGAAATAAAATATTTAATTATGGCATTAAAAGTTGGAGATAAAATACCTGAGATTCTGGGTTATGACCAGACGGGGAAAGAGTTGAAACGAGAAGATTTTAAAGGAAAAAAATTGGTACTTTATTTTTATCCTAAAGATAATACCCCCGGATGTACGGCGGAGGCCTGCAGTTTACGAGATGCATATTCAGAATTGCAGAAAGCGGGGTATGAAATAATAGGAGTCAGTAAAGACAATGAAAAGTCTCATCAGAAGTTTATAGAAAAACAATCGCTGCCATTTTCTTTAATAGCTGATACTGAGGTACGGTTGAATCAAGAGTTTGGTGTATGGGCAGAAAAAAAGATGGCCGGGAGATCTTATATGGGAACTTTAAGGACAACATTTTTGATTGATGAGAACGGAATCATAGAGCGTGTGATAGAAAAAGTAAATACAAAAGAGCACGCTGCTCAGATTTTGAATGGAAAATAAAATAAGATAAATATGGAGAATACAGAAGAAAAAAAAGCTCCGATGGGTAAAATTCCTGTTCCGAGTGAAAAATTGAAGGCTTTGCAGGCCGCTATGGATAAAATAGAAAAAAATTATGGCAAGGGTGCAATTATGAAGATGGGGGATGACCATATCGATGAGATTGCCGTAATTCCTACAGGTTCTATTGGTTTGAATGCCGCTTTAGGTGTCGGAGGTTTTCCACGAGGCCGTGTGATCGAGATTTATGGTCCGGAATCTTCTGGTAAAACGACATTGGCGATTCATGCTATTGCCGAAGCTCAGAAAGCCGGAGGCATTGCGGCAATTATAGATGCAGAACATGCTTTTGACCGTTTTTATGCAGAAAAATTAGGGGTCGATGTAGAGAACTTATGGATATCTCAACCGGATAGCGGAGAACAGGCTTTGGAGATTGCAGAGCAACTGATACGCTCTTCTGCCGTAGATATTGTTGTTATCGATTCAGTTGCAGCGTTGACTCCTAAGGCTGAGTTAGAAGGAGATATGGGAGAATCTAAAATGGGATTACAGGCACGTCTTATGTCTCAGGCTTTGCGTAAATTGACGGCTACAATAAGTAAGACAAATACTA contains:
- a CDS encoding peptidylprolyl isomerase; the encoded protein is MATLQKIRGKAGLLVGVIGVALLAFIVGDLLNSGHTFFNMNRNKIAVVNGKKITPEEFQAQVQTRTEEMQNMYRRQYGMSLPEGAASRINKEVYDQMVQDILLTDATAELGLTVSKEELADLLQGDNIVPMVKQQFTDPQTGVFNKDLLLNFLQVVLNEDESNLNGEMAQQLKARREAWLNIEKTVKQQQLVGKYFTLLSKSMAPNKLDLEAAYNGAKNSVDFAYAEQSYTSIPDSTVVISESELKNLYNKQKENFKQDEKREVKFFAVDIVPSEGDYKMTEEKINNLKENFSTTDDIAGMLSFNTDVPYVDAYVAQRDMDPEMKKFAETAQINEVYGPVFEDESYKMYRLIGKSVAPDSVKVRHIMFPLQADAKVKAQMDSILTVLKNGGDFAALAKQFSVDQNSAANGGDLGWLTETSAVQFGQKFVSSVFNGGSGYFTVETPYGQHIMQVTERTASVPKAKVAQLVLKVRPSSETYSTLYNKVSSYIAENGKLESFEKNAKDKGFSLNTVELTPEDISVGMLNDGREIVKWAYKSDKGDISEIFNIENKFLVAALTNVTPAGYAPLKSLESYLKMQLLADKKADMIMKSLSEKSPKTLDAYASAMSSKIDTAKFVTFNTSVITGIGREPVLCGVAPYASVGQLQGPVKGNNGVYVLAVTKKDESSVPMNAEMEKQKYEQMMYSILSSQIMEVMKDKADIENNRVKFF
- the rlmN gene encoding 23S rRNA (adenine(2503)-C(2))-methyltransferase RlmN, which encodes MEKKYLAGKTLDELSGIVARMGMPRFTAGQIAAWLYEKRVRNIDEMTNLSKQNREHLAAEYEIGYSVPVEEMRSVDGTVKYLFKTTSGNFVESVYIPDRDRATLCVSSQVGCKMNCYFCMTGKQGFNSQLTVREIMNQIISIPESAKLTNLVFMGMGEPLDNLDEVMTALTILTAKWGFAWSPKRITVSTIGVKRNLTRFLEETDCHLAVSLHNPFPEERLSIMPVQKAYPIADIISLLRNYDFSHQRRLSFEYIMFSGFNDSLKHAEALAKLLKGLDCRINLIRFHAIPGVNLKTSVESDMVIFRDYLNRKGFTCTIRTSRGEDIFAACGMLSTAKKGEIGNKC
- a CDS encoding hemolysin family protein; translated protein: MTTVFMIIIPLLLSAFFSGIEIAFVSSNKVRFELDMKKKTLLGRILNLFYHHQEEFISTMLVGNNIALVVYGIGMADLLSPVFSFIWDQEIFIILGQTVVSTLIVLLTAEFLPKTIFRINPNLSLKVFAIPLYVFYLLLYPIAKFTSLLSSGILKIGGVRIDRSGDDGTMSKVDLDFFIQQSIDKSQGEAEVDTEVKIFQNALDFSNLRIRECMIPRTEIVAVDIDMSSEKDLVTLFIETGLSKILVYRDNIDNVLGYIHSSEMFKQAADWKSYIKPILLVPETMTAQKLMKNLMQQKKSIAVVVDEFGGTAGIVTLEDLVEEIFGDIEDEHDTLNYIARRTGENCYEFSGRVEIEKINELFDIGLPESDEYMTIAGYILYHYKTIPKPGETIEIENYKFEILKGNRTKIELVKMKIEN
- a CDS encoding CDP-alcohol phosphatidyltransferase family protein; this encodes MKQNRHQNIMFEAALKPIDTDPVDLFFFRPVGYRCALFFHKLGLLPNTITVVSILLGISSGFFLYFEDIWYNIIGILLLFCTHLLDCTDGQLARMIGRYSRLGRILDHLSGCAWSVSVYMALCLRLMNSGWDFSVFFLALITGYFHFRQASAIDYYRNFYYLFSRKELVCEFEYKTQLHLKYKRLSWKADFYRKFFLSFYLQYMVYQERFTPDMQELRRLLKKRFGNDIPDWLRIQFEEKSLPLMMYSGMLSFNIRIITLFIAVLFDALWIYFLFELTILNAILFYLIYRHEKVCRYFIEKLNRI
- the pdxA gene encoding 4-hydroxythreonine-4-phosphate dehydrogenase PdxA codes for the protein MEQDYKIKVGITQGDINGVGYEVILKTLSDPRITEMCTPVVYGSSKVAAYHRKALDLPTINFNIITNAEQISDMKLNMINCIDEEVKVELSRPTAQAGEAAYRALESATNDLENGLIDVLVTAPINKHTIQSDKFEFPGHTEYLEKKLGKGKKSLMILLNDILRVALVTGHIPLSEVPSRITKSDIVQKLRIFNHCLKQDFGIVKPRIAVLSLNPHAGEDGLLGNEEKEIIIPALKEAEEMDILCFGPYAADGFFGSGHFSKFDGVLAMYHDQGLAPFKTLAMEDGVNYTAGLPFIRTSPAHGTAYDIAGENKASEESFRHALYLALDVFACRNNYRQMKANPLRRQYFDKSGDNEVLDLNAPEKE
- the lptC gene encoding LPS export ABC transporter periplasmic protein LptC, which encodes MNTIRRTLLGFPLTGIAFAVAFILMSVFFSSCDKKVKNEVVKAFSDPHKVPSLSSFDVTTLISDSGITRYRIKAKEWLMFENAKEPYWLFPQGIYVEKFDENFHVDAFIMGDSAIFYKYKQLWELRGNVKMANLQDERFFTELLFWDQKKREIYSDSAIHIEKVDRIIEGIGFVSNEPMTQYTIRRTTGIFPMKSPAEEQRGESDSLKNVRDTNARRYAPQKKGEKS